A region from the Rhizoctonia solani chromosome 13, complete sequence genome encodes:
- a CDS encoding glycosyltransferase family 1 protein, with protein MIIPDDYDSKRALSEREDQSEYNRDSHMSSESDGKPRRSISVSDFPQPPNHGELGPPRYEEATQGASSPRPLADVKSEIDPRRESLQSQTSMSSSVQEDEPSAEFRTAAMAASAAFQPDGRFQVSIDVPSGRLPKDYATPINEPGVDLVNFVNAPPMNVNIMIVGSRGDVQPYLALGKQLRRHGHTVRLTTHETFRQSVKDAGLRFFNIGGNPHELMSYMVRNPGLMPGFESLTNGDITRKQMMVAEMLERCWRSCYEPDDATEGSLSFAADAIISNPPTFAHIHCAEALGIPLLMSFTMPWCPTTAFPHPLVNVRSSQAEPRITNYLTYGLADAMTWQGLGHTINKFRRKRLGLPSLSVLSGSGIIERCGVPWTYCMSPALVPKPQDWVNHIDVVGFYFLDLATEYTPPDDLIKFLDAGEPPIYIGFGSIVVENPVEVTKIVLSAITESGVRAVISAGWGSLDNATLQDARNPNIFILGNVPHDWLFERVSAVVHHGGAGTAAIGLRCGKPTIVVPFFGDQPWWGDQVHARGAGPAPIPHKKLTTPALVGAIKSALSDETKAAAQRVGQMIRAENGVKNGVDSFHKHLPLLDMRCDLDPKRVAVWYSRSHKLRLSAFAAQVLAEKGILDVNKLELHRPREYITRVQPSDPISGTLGPTLGVVGDVLGGVGGLFTPRPEKGVIKLVRAAPEGVRGILEGLHHGMNNAPKIYGGSVRDPGKVTGFRSGIREGRKSVAMGFYDGLTDIVREPVDGFKKHGVIGGAGGLIIGLTNAVVKPTAGVIGLLSQPVEGTIQSVRSSMAKPAKERHATRYAQGVGHSRVVARPNERR; from the exons ACGTGAAATCCGAAATCGATCCCAGAAGAGAATCCTTGCAATCCCAGACTTCTATGAGCTCGT CGGTACAAGAGGATGAACCCAGCGCCGAATTCCGAACAGCCGCCATGGCAGCGTCTGCTGCTTTCCAGCCCGACGGCCGGTTCCAAGTATCGATCGACGTTCCGTCTGGGAGGCTGCCCAAGGATTATGCCACACCTATTAATGAACCCGGGGTCGATTTGGTTAATTTCGTAAATGCACCACCGATGAACGTGAATATCATGATCGTTGGTAGTCGAG GTGATGTTCAGCCCTACTTGGCATTAGGCAAACAACTTCGTCGGCATGGACACACCGTGCGGCTCACTACTCACGAAACCTTCCGTCAGTCTGTCAAGGACGCTGGATTGCGATTCTTCAATATCGGAGGAAACCCACATGAGTTGATGAGTTACATGGTCCGCAACCCCGGTCTGATGCCTGGTTTCGAGAGCTTGACAAACGGAGATATAACGAGGAAGCAGATGATGGTTGCTGAA ATGCTGGAACGGTGCTGGCGCTCCTGTTATGAGCCTGATGATGCCACAGAAGGAAGCCTTAGTTTCGCAGCAGATGCAATAATTTCCAATCCACCTACATTTGCGCATATCCATTGTGCAGAGGCGCTAGGAATTCCGTTGTTAATGTCTTTCA CGATGCCATGGTGTCCAACTACGGCCTTCCCCCACCCTCTCGTAAATGTGCGAAGCAGTCAAGCTGAACCTCGAATCACGAATTATTTGACTTATGGCTTGGCGGACGCAATGACTTGGCAGGG TCTGGGCCACACGATCAATAAATTCCGGCGCAAACGTCTAGGTTTACCGTCCCTCTCGGTATTATCCGGCTCTGGAATTATCGAACGCTGCGGTGTACCATGGACATATTGTATGTCCCCAGCGTTGGTTCCTAAGCCTCAGGACTGGGTCAATCATATCG ATGTTGTCGGTTTCTATTTCCTCGACTTGGCAACAGAGTATACTCCTCCCGACGATTTAATCAAGTTCCTTGACGCGGGTGAACCTCCTATCTATATAGG ATTTGGTTCGATAGTAGTCGAAAATCCAGTTGAAGTGACCA AAATCGTCTTGTCGGCGATTACCGAATCTGGAGTCCGGGCTGTCATTTCAGCAGGATGGGGCAGCCTCGACAATGCTACTCTTCAAGATGCCCGAAACCCAAACATATTCATTCTCGGAAACGTCCCGCACGACTGGTTATTCGAGCGTGTAAGCGCGGTCGTCCATCACGGCGGAGCAGGGACGGCCGCGATCGGACTACGATGTGGTAAACCGACGATCGTTGTCCCGTTCTTCGGAGACCAG CCGTGGTGGGGAGACCAGGTACATGCGCGCGGAGCCGGACCAGCGCCTATCCCGCACAAAAAGCTCACGACTCCTGCGCTCGTGGGCGCGATCAAGAGTGCATTGTCCGATGAGACGAAGGCTGCCGCACAGAGAGTTGGCCAGATGATCAGGGCCGAG AATGGCGTTAAAAATGGGGTGGATTCGTTTCATAAGCATTTACCCCTGCTCGATATGCG GTGTGATCTGGATCCCAAGCGAGTAGCCGTCTGGTATTCTCGTTCGCACAAGTTACGATTGAGTGCGTTTGCGGCCCAGGTTTTGGCCGAAAAGGGAATATTGGATGTGAACAAACTCGAGCTTCATC GTCCGCGAGAGTACATAACCCGTGTCCAACCCTCGGATCCGATTTCGGGTACGCTTGGCCCGACTTTGGGTGTAGTAGGAGACGTTCTGGGTGGTGTTGGAGGACTATTTACTCCCCGTCCCGAAAAGGGAGTGATCAAACTTGTTAGAGCTGCCCCGGAAG GTGTTCGAGGAATCCTCGAAGGCCTTCACCATGGTATGAATAATGCTCCCAAAATCTACGGAGGTAGCGTCCGCGATCCCGGGAAGGTTACTGGATTCAGAAGTGGGATCAGGGAGGGACGCAAG AGTGTCGCTATGGGATTTTATGATGGTCTTACAGACATAGTGAGGGAGCCTGTGGACGGGTTTAAAAAACAT GGAGTAATCGGTGGCGCAGGAGGTCTCATCATTGGCT TAACTAATGCCGTTGTTAAACCTACTGCTGGAGTGATAGGATTGCTTTCTCAACCAGTTGAAGGGACGATCCAAAGCGTTCGCTCTTCAATGGCAAAACCCGCCAAAGAACGTCATGCGACGCGGTACGCTCAGGGCGTTGGGCATTCAAGAGTAGTAGCGAGGCCGAACGAGAGGCGGTAG
- a CDS encoding SH3 domain-containing protein encodes MANELQPDVLHQHAYDAMLQSDAYPQLTTSSQLTRDPYTTHIMEELLTDVPTLFWVQAIYDYTPHDDNGIAFVRGDLIEVLNTLPSGWWDGLIRGERGWFPSNHVVIVDYREVILVPLRFRGQGDSDSEGETDSDGE; translated from the exons ATGGCCAATGAGCTTCAGCCCGATGTTTTGCATCAGCACGCGTACGATGCCATGCTC CAGTCGGACGCCTACCCGCAGCTCACCACAAGTTCGCAACTGACCCGCGACCCATATACCACCCACATCATGGAGGAATTACTAACAGATGTCCCGACGTTATTCTGGGTCCAAGCAATCTACGACTACACGCCCCATGACGATAACGGAATAGCGTTCGTGCGGGGCGATTTGATAGAAGTTCTTAATACCTTACCGAGTGGATGGTGGGATGGACTTATACGGGGCGAAAGGGGATGGTTTCCGAGTAACCATGTGGTCATAGTTGATTATCGGGAAGTAATACTGGTTCCGCTTCGATTCAGAGGACAAGGAGACTCTGATAGCGAAGGAGAAACGGACTCTGATGGCGAATAG
- a CDS encoding mitochondrial carrier protein, giving the protein MSSEKRGRIPFLSPQTASYFVAGGIAGAASRTVVSPLERLKIILQVQPTGPNSAYVGVWPSLAKMWREEGWRGMMAGNGINCLRIVPYSAVQFTTYEKLKKIIPTITPPILPTAIYLGRLLAGALAGITSVTTTYPLDLVRSRLSIASASIRIPTPAAAPTPPPAPAPAPMPTASAQVIGAQGRRTMSTLLQHPSPVPGHPPARRQPVPSMWGMTLKVMREEGGIRGLYRGLIPTAVGVAPYVGINFAAYERLRQIMTPDPTVDYSAPRKLMCGALAGSISQTLTYPFDVLRRKMQVVGMQSGVLGYKYNGAIDALQTIVRVEGMQGLYRGLWPNLLKVAPSIATSFFTYETVKDFLNKS; this is encoded by the exons ATGTCCTCGGAAAAACGTGGCCGTATACCGTTCTTGTCGCCTCAGACTGCGTCCTACTTTGTGGCAGGCGGCATAGCGGGTGCTGCTTCCCGAACTGTTGTCTCGCCTTTAGAGAGGTTGAAGATTATATT GCAAGTCCAGCCCACAGGCCCAAATAGCGCATACGTGGGTGTATGGCCGTCTCTGGCGAAGATGTGGCGCGAGGAGGGATGGAGAGGGATGATGGCTGGTAACGGCATAAACTGTTTGCGCATCGTCCCCTATTCTGCCGTACAGTTTACGACGTATGAGAAGCTCAAGAAG ATCATTCCGACAATTACCCCGCCAATTCTACCAACAGCTATTTACCTCGGACG ACTGCTAGCAGGTGCTTTGGCCGGGATAACATCAGTCACGACTACCTATCCGCTCGACCTCGTACGATCCCGTCTGTCTATTGCATCCGCTTCTATTCGCATTCCAACTCCCGCCGCTGCCCCTACCCCacctcctgctcctgctcccgcaCCAATGCCAACTGCAAGTGCACAAGTGATTGGTGCACAAGGACGTCGAACGATGTCTACCCTATTACAACATCCGTCCCCCGTACCTGGACATCCTCCTGCTCGGAGACAACCTGTGCCTTCCATGTGGGGGATGACACTCAAAGTCATGCGAGAAGAGGGCGGCATTCGTGGGCTTTATCG TGGTTTGATCCCAACGGCCGTTGGAGTCGCCCCATACGTTGGTATCAACTTTGCAGCCTACGAACGTCTACGTCAAATTATGACCCCCGATCCAACGGTAGACTATTCGGCTCCGAGAAAATTGATGTGCGGTGCTCTGGCTGGATCCATCTCTCAGACTCTCACGTATCCATTTGATGTTTTGAGGAGGAAGATGCAG GTCGTGGGCATGCAATCCGGCGTGTTGGGGTACAAATACAATGGTGCGATCGATGCTCTTCAGACGATTGTCAGAGTGGAGGGTATGCAGGGATTGTACAGGGGACTGTGGCCTAATCTAC TCAAAGTCGCACCAAGCATAGCCACTTCCTTCTTCACCTACGAAACTGTCAAAGACTTCCTCAACAAATCATAG
- a CDS encoding Transcription initiation factor TFIID subunit A: MERQPCVPIYTDTDAVRTYTLTRALPAPTSISGTIHSSDSTATSTASVVETFTTIITRPVVYVTCPISSATSTTSASLPSVNKTASTLSDFIRPTVTQTVIVAVPPSGTTNLTTPTPFMTLSTLYPTTTAILTGALYTTHENTSNIPLTRSLVVSTPDTITAVSANSSRPIVTRTTIVTAVSSDATRSLSVSAIPSPNVTIVTLYGTITSVRILSATHTLFTPSATTLPVTRSLIASSSGNTTSTVFMNSTRSTVTKTIILTIPTTTHVLSSSSTPLPLTRSLVVSPPKTNVSLLTDSSGPTVTQTVIVNASPTSLSTSFIPTQNITVITLYGTFTTTKTGTVTHASPTATTLTPLTLTRSLIVSPPNATGAPSPTSTRPIPTRTVTVVVPLSVTVPSLAAITGPQYTITDTTTTTVLIGSVSLTSTASSTFSSLLPLTRSLVAFPSPATSESTSILTLTHTTITHTIIVRPTPTITSTSTVFVSLSTQYATITTIKMGTLSPIQPTLATNASPIMYPTKASSTLSISNLSSHITVTRTVIVPPLPTTTIFTAVSLSSSPATTLVLTRSLLAPVPNVPTTTSRAIETVTQTAWYVPVPTTVSYISVTTATVTDVFTLTPTPTTVVVISETTKLRKSTVTEEGETVTQLYTVLNPTTVIVDPTNSQLSLRNQGATLTPNANSIALTTPTPTPVEVESNHVNKGAIAGGVIGGVVGVALLLTALILAIRWRRKKQSSGNMLRLLSRADSRNPLMSNQPGQQHHVQHPHLGGNLFPNGANTHINPGMHNALGFPGAYNAQMGFHAPQPPQQAYANMAMMGMGAQNAQAQAARLQLQQIQVRQAQARAHAQAQAQAQAQAQAQAQQAQQAQQVQQAQQAQQAQQAQAQAQAQAQAQAQAQAQAQAQAQAQAHAQAQAQAQAQAQAQSQAQLQAQNQAQPQGQQRQQNQAMLNNGAGPSTNFALTPASSEVTPEQLAVSQAKLAGLLQLTEHAGPTQSLAVTAAVAPHLPQILALAKSGHLNAQQLAQASWTSKLELPKSNGKPIPNQLQRQVQGSPQVQATGSSFPNSPAMMNATPPQPAQPSHLQNVNSQSPHLGQNVTLNQNLHGHMQPHAQVQQNPPQPMNHLPTPQQLHLQSQQLQAGQNHSHLNQPSHLQQPHIQNQPHIQAQTQGSPAPPNQVIGIKRKAPPGTLTLPPNELAQQPQQANNVNGGQVNGLQQGAQANGTQTNGVIQANGINQQATGAQVNGVHQQSNGTAPQQNGQTLQPVNKQVQAAILERARTIARSQGRADEAYILNVARALMARFQQQQQERIRAQQAAQAQAQAQVVGMPGASQSQIPAQAQSQPPQQQPQTQPQQQPQPQAPVQVPQQSQQPPTLPQTQPSSAALSGQPQIQPQTPVQVPQPTLSQPQQPQAGPSTLQPPPSGPSLSGNAEAPATSSSQTRTTSDPSMAQINNVSQADEASSTFQTNGESAPGTVAPSSPHTLNVTNPGPQTWPVPKNLKTFGSFRMGARPTLSQGLAGGPVLGTPSQLLRFGAGDEALGLGIGDAEAEEKEDAGASVAAKKVGSMSEPGVGQPGKRTIQDLVAELDPRVTVDYEMESYLLARADEFIDSVMHFACRIAKHRGSDQVEPRDIQLHLERNHNIRIPGFASDEIRGALSRPAVEVKPKNVGGTDKSKKKKLNPEAAASLRTARVAAVQNARGMGKD; the protein is encoded by the exons ATGGAGCGACAACCATGTGTTCCCATCTATACAGATACtgatgcagtcagaacttaTACTCTCACGAGAGCCCTTCCCGCGCCAACTTCAATTTCGG GTACTATACATTCCTCAGACTCTACGGCAACCAGTACTGCGTCAGTTGTCGAAACTTTTACAACAATTATCACGCGTCCTGTGGTCTATGTCACATGTCCTATTTCTTCGGCTACTTCGACGACTTCAGCGTCACTCCCCTCTGTGAATAAAACTGCCTCCACTTTGTCAGATTTCATAAGGCCGACCGTTACGCAAACGGTCATAGTCGCTGTCCCTCCTTCGGGCACTACTAATCTTACAACTCCAACGCCTTTCATGACTTTAAGTACTCTCTACCCGACTACAACTGCCATATTAACGGGAGCCTTGTACACAACTCACGAAAACACCTCCAATATACCGCTTACTCGTTCTCTGGTTGTCTCTACTCCAGATACAATTACTGCGGTGTCAGCAAACTCTAGTCGGCCCATTGTCACACGAACAACTATCGTCACTGCTGTATCTAGTGATGCAACTAGAAGCTTATCAGTTTCAGCCATTCCTTCACCAAACGTGACTATAGTTACTTTATATGGTACTATCACTTCAGTCAGGATATTATCCGCCACGCATACATTGTTCACCCCCAGTGCCACTACTCTACCTGTTACTCGTTCTTTGATCGCATCTTCATCCGGGAACACGACTAGCACTGTGTTTATGAATTCTACCCGCTCAACCGTGACGAAGACGATTATCCTCACCATACCTACTACAACGCATGTTTTGTCTAGCTCATCTACACCCTTGCCGTTAACTCGTTCACTTGTTGTATCTCCGCCAAAAACGAATGTCAGCCTGCTTACCGATTCTTCGGGGCCTACAGTCACGCAGACAGTAATCGTCAACGCTTCACCTACTAGCCTGTCAACGTCCTTTATTCCTACACAAAACATTACAGTGATAACCTTATATGGCACTTTCACGACCACAAAGACGGGGACAGTTACCCATGCGTCACCGACTGCTACGACTCTTACTCCACTTACGCTCACTCGCTCACTTATTGTTTCGCCTCCTAACGCAACTGGGGCCCCATCGCCAACTTCTACCCGACCCATCCCAACGCGCACAGTTACTGTTGTAGTCCCATTAAGCGTCACTGTCCCCTCATTGGCTGCGATCACCGGTCCTCAATACACAATAACTGATACTACTACCACTACAGTATTGATAGGATCCGTATCTTTGACATCGACAGCCAGCTCCACTTTTTCATCACTCCTACCATTGACTCGTTCTCTAGTAGCCTTTCCTTCGCCTGCAACGTCGGAATCAACCTCAATTTTAACTCTGACCCATACTACCATCACTCATACTATCATTGTAAGACCTACACCTACAATAACATCGACATCAACGGTATTCGTATCATTGAGTACACAATATGCGACCATAACCACGATTAAGATGGGGACATTGTCCCCCATCCAACCGACCTTGGCGACCAATGCTTCTCCAATCATGTACCCGACAAAAGCTTCGAGCACGCTGTCAATCTCAAATCTAAGTTCGCATATAACCGTGACCAGGACCGTGATTGTTCCACCACTGCCCACAACCACCATCTTTACCGCAGTCAGCTTATCGAGTTCTCCAGCGACAACTTTAGTGCTGACCCGCAGTCTCCTGGCTCCGGTGCCAAATGTACCTACAACTACTTCAAGGGCTATTGAAACAGTGACACAGACGGCCTGGTATGTCCCCGTTCCGACCACGGTTTCGTATATTTCCGTCACTACGGCCACCGTGACGGATGTGTTTACCCTTACCCCGACCCCAACCACTGTCGTTGTGATATCGGAGACTACGAAGCTTAGGAAGTCCACCGTTACTGAGGAAGGCGAAACTGTCAC TCAATTATATACCGTATTAAATCCGACTACGGTGATAGTGGACCCGACAAATTCGCAATTGAGCCTCAGAAATCAAGGGGCCACATTAACTCCGAACGCCAACTCGA TTGCTTTGACTACGCCCACACCTACACCTGTTGAAGTAGAAAGTAACCATGTAAACAAGGGTGCGATTGCTGGGGGTGTAATTGGTGGAGTGGTTGGGGTGGCGCTCCTACTTACCGCATTGATACTGGCAATTCGTTGGAGGCGCAAGAAACAGAGTTCTGGGAATATGTTG CGCCTCCTTTCACGCGCGGATTCTCG AAATCCACTCATGTCTAATCAGCCTGGCCAACAACATCATGTACAACATCCGCACCTCGGAGGAAACCTATTTCCTAATGGCGCGAATACACATATAAACCCTGGGATGCACAATGCACTCGGATTTCCCGGAGCGTACAATGCGCAGATGGGCTTTCATGCTCCACAGCCGCCGCAACAGGCTTATGCGAATATGGCCATGATGGGCATGGGTGCGCAGAATGCGCAAGCACAGGCGGCGAGGTTACAATTGCAGCAAATCCAGGTCCGACAAGCTCAAGCCCGCGCACATGCTCAAGCTCAGGCACAGGCCCAAGCGCAAGCTCAAGCGCAAGCTCAGCAAGCACAACAAGCCCAGCAGGTTCAACAGGCTCAACAAGCCCAGCAAGCTCAACAAGCCCAAGCTCAAGCCCAGGCTCAGGCTCAGGCGCAGGCGCAGGCTCAGGCGCAGGCTCAGGCTCAAGCACAGGCTCAAGCACATGCACAGGCTCAAGCACAAGCACAGGCTCAAGCACAAGCGCAAAGTCAAGCCCAATTGCAGGCGCAGAACCAGGCCCAACCACAAGGCCAGCAACGACAGCAAAACCAGGCGATGCTCAATAATGGCGCCGGCCCTAGCACTAACTTCGCGCTAACCCCCGCCTCCTCAGAGGTAACACCGGAACAACTCGCCGTATCGCAGGCGAAGCTCGCAGGTCTCTTGCAGCTGACCGAACATGCTGGACCAACACAATCTCTTGCTGTCACTGCGGCGGTTGCTCCACATCTACCGCAAATTCTCGCCCTTGCCAAGTCCGGTCACCTTAATGCACAGCAATTGGCACAGGCAAGTTGGACATCGAAACTGGAACTTC CAAAGAGTAACGGAAAACCAATTCCGAATCAGCTACAGCGTCAGGTGCAGGGGTCACCTCAGGTTCAG GCCACCGGCAGCTCTTTCCCGAATAGCCCTGCTATGATGAACGCAACCCCACCACAACCG GCCCAACCATCGCATCTTCAGAACGTGAATTCCCAAAGTCCTCACCTGGGGCAGAATGTGACGTTGAACCAGAATCTTCatggccatatgcaaccgCATGCTCAAGTACAACAAAACCCGCCCCAGCCAATGAATCATCTCCCGACCCCCCAACAACTACATCTTCAGTCGCAGCAGCTCCAGGCGGGTCAGAATCATTCCCATTTGAACCAGCCATCGCATCTACAACAGCCCCACATCCAGAACCAGCCCCACATCCAGGCTCAAACCCAAGGCTCTCCTGCACCCCCAAATCAAGTAATCGGAATCAAGCGCAAAGCTCCGCCTGGTACTCTTACTTTGCCACCAAACGAATTGGCGCAGCAACCCCAGCAGGCAAACAATGTGAATGGTGGCCAAGTAAATGGCCTCCAACAAGGAGCGCAGGCCAACGGGACGCAAACGAATGGCGTCATTCAGGCGAACGGAATCAACCAGCAGGCGACCGGTGCTCAAGTAAACGGCGTCCATCAGCAGTCGAATGGCACAGCTCCTCAGCAAAACGGACAGACGCTACAGCCGGTGAATAAGCAAGTGCAAGCCGCCATTTTGGAGCGCGCCAGGACCATTGCTCGAAGCCAGGGTCGTGCTGACGAGGCCTATATACTTAACGTCGCGCGAGCACTCATGGCCAGGTttcagcagcaacagcaggaGCGTATTCGTGCACAACAGGCTGCTCAAGCACAGGCGCAGGCGCAGGTGGTGGGCATGCCAGGAGCGAGTCAATCGCAAATTCCAGCGCAGGCTCAATCTCAACCCCCTCAACAGCAACCACAAACTCAACCGCAACAACAGCCACAACCTCAAGCTCCCGTGCAAGTTCCTCAGCAGTCGCAACAACCGCCAACTCTGCCTCAAACCCAGCCAAGTTCAGCTGCGTTATCAGGCCAGCCTCAAATCCAACCTCAAACCCCTGTCCAGGTGCCCCAGCCAACGCTCTCTCAACCACAACAGCCACAAGCGGGCCCTTCGACGTTGCAGCCACCACCCTCCGGTCCGAGCTTATCAGGCAATGCAGAAGCGCCAGCCACGTCCTCCTCCCAGACTCGAACGACCAGCGATCCTTCCATGGCGCAGATTAATAATGTCTCACAGGCCGACGAAGCCAGTTCGACTTTCCAAACAAATGGCGAGAGTGCACCTGGGACGGTAGCTCCTTCTTCCCCGCATACTTTGAACGTTACGAATCCGGGGCCCCAAACGTGGCCGGTTCCCAAAAATCTGAAAACCTTTGGTTCTTTTCGAATGGGCGCACGTCCAACGCTCTCCCAGGGTCTTGCTGGAGGCCCAGTTCTGGGCACTCCCAGCCAGCTGCTGCGATTTGGAGCAGGCGATGAAGCGCTAGGGCTCGGGATTGGCGATGCggaggctgaggagaaggaagATGCGGGTGCGAGTGTTGCGGCTAAGAAGGTTGGATCAATGAGTGAACCGGGTGTTGGGCAGCCCGGGAAACGAACGATACAAGACTTGGTTGCTGAGCTGGATCCCAGGGTGACGGTCGATTACGAAATGGAGAGT TATTTGCTTGCCAGGGCGGACGAATTCATAGATTCCGTAATGCATTTTGCTTGTCGGATAGCGAAACATCGAGGATCAGATCAAGTCGAACCGAGAGATATACAATTGCATCTTG AGCGTAACCACAATATCCGAATCCCAGGTTTCGCGTCTGATGAGATCCGAGGTGCGCTCTCTCGACCGGCCGTCGAAGTAAAGCCCAAGAACGTCGGTGGCACGGATAAgagcaagaagaagaaactCAACCCCGAGGCCGCTGCGAGTTTGCGGACCGCACGAGTTGCGGCTGTGCAGAATGCCCGTGGGATGGGTAAGGATTAG